The proteins below are encoded in one region of Eulemur rufifrons isolate Redbay chromosome 2, OSU_ERuf_1, whole genome shotgun sequence:
- the LSM7 gene encoding U6 snRNA-associated Sm-like protein LSm7: MADKEKKKKESILDLSKYIDKTIRVKFQGGREASGILKGFDPLLNLVLDGTIEYMRDPDDQYKLTEDTRQLGLVVCRGTSVVLICPQDGMEAIPNPFIQQQDA; this comes from the exons ATGGCT gacaaagagaagaagaagaaggagagcATCTTGGACCTGTCCAAGTACATCGACAAAACGATCCGCGTGAAGTTCCAGGGAGGCCGTGAAG CCAGTGGAATCCTGAAAGGGTTCGACCCGCTCCTCAACCTCGTGCTTGACGGGACCATCGAGTACATGCGAG ACCCCGATGACCAGTACAAGCTGACGGAGGACACGCggcagctgggcctggtggtgtgcAGGGGCACGTCCGTGGTGCTCATCTGCCCACAGGACGGCATGGAGGCCATCCCCAACCCCTTCATCCAGCAGCAGGACGCCTAG
- the LINGO3 gene encoding leucine-rich repeat and immunoglobulin-like domain-containing nogo receptor-interacting protein 3 codes for MSCWLCVLSLHLLLLPAAPPPAGGCPARCECTALTRAVACARRRLTAVPDGIPAETRVLELSRNRIRCLNPGDLAALPALEELDLSENVIAHVEPGAFANLPHLRVLRLRGNQLKLIPPGVFTRLDNLTLLDLSENKLVILLDYTFQDLHSLRRLEVGDNDLVFISRRAFAGLLALEELTLERCNLTALSGESLGHLRGLGALRLRHLAIAALEDQNFQKLPGLLHLEIDNWPLLEEVAAGSLQGLNLTSLSVTHTNITAVPAAALRHQAHLTCLNLSHNPISTVPRGSFRDLVRLRELHLAGALLAVVEPQAFLGLRQIRLLNLSNNLLSTLEESTFHSVNTLETLRVDGNPLACDCRLLWIVQRRKTLNFDGRLPACATPAEVRGDALRNLPDSVLFEYFVCRKPKIRERRLQHVTATAGDDVRFLCRAEGEPAPTVAWVTPQHRAVTAASAGRARVLPGGTLEIRDTRPQDSGTYTCVASNAGGNDTYFATLTVQPEPAANRTLAEARNETQAAARAPLDLTTILVSTAMGCITFLGVVLFCFLLLFVWSRGRGQHKNNFSVEYSFRKVDGPAAAAGQGGARKFNMKMI; via the coding sequence ATGAGCTGCTGGCTGTGCGTCCTGAGCctgcacctgctgctgctgcccgcGGCGCCGCCCCCGGCCGGGGGCTGCCCGGCCCGCTGCGAGTGCACCGCCCTGACGCGCGCCGTGGCCTGTGCGCGCCGCCGGCTCACCGCCGTGCCCGACGGCATCCCGGCCGAGACGCGTGTGCTGGAGCTCAGCCGCAACCGCATCCGCTGCCTGAACCCGGGCGACCTGGCGGCGCTGCCCGCGCTGGAGGAGCTGGACCTCAGCGAGAACGTGATCGCGCACGTGGAGCCGGGCGCCTTCGCCAACCTGCCGCACCTGCGCGTCCTGCGCCTCCGCGGCAACCAGCTGAAGCTCATCCCGCCTGGGGTCTTCACGCGCCTGGACAACCTCACGCTGCTGGACCTGAGCGAGAACAAGCTGGTCATCCTGCTGGACTACACCTTCCAGGACCTGCACAGCCTCCGCAGGCTCGAGGTGGGCGACAACGACCTGGTGTTCATCTCACGCCGGGCCTTTGCAGGGCTGCTGGCGCTGGAGGAGCTCACCCTGGAGCGCTGCAACCTCACAGCGCTGTCGGGAGAGTCGCTGGGCCACCTGCGGGGCCTGGGAGCCCTGCGGCTGCGGCACCTGGCCATCGCTGCCCTGGAGGACCAGAACTTCCAGAAGCTTCCCGGGCTGTTGCACCTGGAGATCGACAACTGGCCCCTGCTGGAGGAGGTGGCCGCGGGCAGCCTGCAGGGCCTCAACCTCACGTCGCTGTCAGTCACCCACACCAACATCACCGCTGTGCCGGCCGCTGCACTGCGCCACCAGGCGCACCTGACCTGCCTCAACCTCTCCCACAACCCCATCAGCACGGTGCCGCGCGGGTCCTTCCGGGACCTGGTCCGCCTGCGCGAGCTGCACCTGGCCGGGGCCCTGCTGGCCGTGGTGGAGCCGCAGGCCTTCTTGGGGCTGCGACAGATCCGCCTGCTCAACCTCTCCAACAACCTGCTGTCCACGCTGGAAGAGAGCACGTTCCACTCTGTGAACACGCTGGAGACGTTGCGCGTGGACGGCAACCCGCTGGCCTGCGACTGTCGCCTGCTGTGGATCGTGCAGCGCCGCAAAACCCTCAACTTTGACGGGAGACTGCCGGCCTGCGCCACCCCGGCCGAGGTGCGTGGCGACGCCCTGCGCAACCTGCCCGACTCCGTGCTGTTCGAGTACTTCGTGTGCCGCAAGCCCAAGATTCGCGAACGGCGGTTGCAGCACGTCACGGCCACTGCGGGCGACGACGTGCGCTTCCTCTGCCGCGCGGAGGGCGAGCCGGCGCCCACGGTGGCCTGGGTGACGCCCCAGCACCGCGCGGTGACGGCCGCCAGCGCGGGCCGGGCGCGCGTGCTGCCCGGGGGCACCCTGGAGATCCGAGACACGCGGCCGCAGGACAGCGGCACCTACACCTGCGTGGCCAGCAACGCGGGCGGCAACGACACCTACTTCGCCACGCTGACCGTGCAGCCCGAGCCGGCGGCCAACCGGACCCTGGCCGAGGCACGCAACGAGACGCAGGCGGCAGCGCGTGCGCCGCTGGACCTCACCACCATCCTGGTGTCTACAGCCATGGGCTGCATCACCTTCCTCGGCGTGGTCCTATTCTGCTTCCTGCTGCTGTTCGTGTGGAGCCGCGGCCGCGGCCAGCACAAGAACAACTTCTCCGTGGAGTACTCCTTCCGCAAGGTGGACGGCCCAGCCGCCGCCGCGGGCCAGGGCGGCGCGCGCAAGTTCAACATGAAGATGATCTGA
- the PEAK3 gene encoding protein PEAK3, whose product MTSSEPVPETLEPDGPTWPAQPTYSNLGEVRAHLLPSKACRPRTHGSPSPDPQPLPPPLPKKTLTRTQSLPTQGPPTPGSARAQQPRQLLLGSHSVDETQAKAGPACPPAELTFSVPDSTLGLLFRDLSSLEAVHAAVAARQLEGLRVIRALLRARLMGGHPGPCCPGDGFRLLDSSPCMESGEALYYRVVRMHEERWHILAAKVPKPGAEVPHPWGLELQASLPPHFNLQGLCGLVPEGALPGAPWRGPAVLVAEVPERTVAQWLAEVGAQRSQEFAWAVALLLLQLSAALEHLEAQGAALAELRPENLLLVAPRGCAASEPPRLLLADFGRVRRWSLGAPGTHAPQLGRLLRALLGPAGLLAASLASPLAAGLERLAAQLPRLRPSAARTRGALQALLWGPGPELRGRGAQLGPWLRARRALLVLHLAERAAGGEAPGLEDWLCCEYLAEATEALLSQALVLLWD is encoded by the exons ATGACCAGCTCCGAGCCAGTCCCCGAGACCCTCGAGCCGGACGGCCCCACCTGGCCCGCTCAGCCCACGTACAGCAACCTTG GTGAGGTCCGAGCCCACCTGCTGCCCTCCAAGGCCTGCCGCCCCCGGACCCATGGGTCCCCTTCCCCGGACCCTcagcccttgcccccacccctgcccaagaAAACTTTAACCCGGACGCAGTCTCTGCCCACCCAggggccccccacccccggctctgCCAGGGCACAGCAGCCTCGGCAGCTCCTTCTAGGGTCCCACAGTGTGGACGAGACCCAAGCCAAGGCTGGGCCAGCCTGTCCCCCCGCAGAGCTGACCTTCAGCGTGCCCGATTCCACACTGGGCCTCTTGTTCCGAGACCTGAGCAGCCTGGAGGCCGTGCATGCTGCAGTGGCCGCCAGGCAGCTGGAGGGCCTCCGTGTCATCCGCGCCCTGCTCAGGGCCCGGCTCATGGGGGGCCACCCCGGCCCCTGCTGCCCTGGTGATGGCTTCCGCCTCCTGGACAGCTCACCCTGCATGGAGAGCGGGGAAGCCCTGTACTACCGGGTGGTGCGGATGCACGAGGAGAGGTGGCACATCCTGGCCGCCAAG GTGCCCAAGCCCGGAGCGGAGGTGCCCCACCCATGGGGCCTGGAGTTGcaggcctccctgcccccacacttCAACCTGCAGGGGCTGTGTGGCCTGGTGCCTGAGGGCGCGCTGCCCGGGGCGCCCTGGAGAGGCCCTGCGGTGCTGGTGGCGGAGGTGCCTGAGCGCACGGTGGCCCAGTGGCTGGCGGAGGTCGGCGCGCAGCGGTCCCAGGAGTTCGCGTGGGCCGTGGCCCTTCTGCTGCTGCAGCTGAGCGCGGCCCTGGAGCACCTGGAGGCGCAGGGCGCGGCCCTGGCAGAGCTTCGGCCTGAGAACCTGCTGCTGGTGGCGCCGCGGGGCTGCGCAGCCTCGGAGCCCCCGCGCCTGCTGCTGGCTGACTTTGGCCGCGTCCGCCGGTGGTCCCTGGGAGCCCCGGGCACCCACGCTCCGCAGCTGGGCCGCCTGCTCCGCGCACTGCTGGGCCCCGCCGGGCTCTTGGCCGCGTCCTTGGCCTCGCCCTTGGCCGCGGGCCTGGAGCGCCTGGCGGCCCAGCTGCCCCGCTTGCGGCCCTCTGCGGCCCGGACCCGCGGCGCGCTGCAGGCGCTGCTCTGGGGGCCGGGGCCGGAGCTGCGCGGCCGCGGAGCCCAGCTCGGGCCCTGGCTGCGGGCGCGCCGCGCGCTGCTGGTCCTGCACCTGGCCGAGCGGGCAGCGGGTGGAGAGGCGCCCGGCCTGGAGGACTGGCTGTGCTGTGAATACCTGGCCGAGGCCACCGAGGCCTTGCTGAGCCAGGCCCTGGTGCTGCTGTGGGACTGA